One Mycolicibacterium crocinum DNA window includes the following coding sequences:
- a CDS encoding SHOCT domain-containing protein, producing the protein MFGLSGKMKRLSDSDIRMNEQAASVAVAVLGQPVEAATRCEQLSTKATQMYPSSGGEVWSKQVPNGTGLPKTFLLAVARTHVYAIQFKEHRGELAAGGVIKAWDRAGFRAHTGNNAMTALGHVPDDRQALMLFLPIDGDASQVEQAIAQQRVAAGGRAPSRPFTFFIGTDAASARVVAALGAQPLNSPGGGPKITIGQNANIRIDPGANITVGGQRLQDLIAHQTPSAPAPMTPPPSTAQRLQELETLRATGAISDDEYGRKRQQIIAEI; encoded by the coding sequence ATGTTCGGTCTGTCAGGAAAAATGAAGCGGCTGTCGGACTCCGACATCCGCATGAACGAGCAGGCGGCGTCGGTCGCCGTCGCGGTCCTGGGCCAGCCGGTCGAGGCGGCCACCCGATGCGAGCAGCTGTCCACAAAGGCGACCCAGATGTACCCGTCGTCCGGGGGCGAGGTCTGGTCGAAGCAGGTACCCAACGGCACAGGCCTGCCGAAAACCTTCCTGCTGGCCGTCGCCCGGACCCACGTCTACGCGATCCAGTTCAAGGAACACCGCGGCGAACTCGCGGCGGGAGGAGTCATCAAGGCGTGGGACCGCGCGGGCTTCCGAGCTCACACCGGCAACAACGCCATGACGGCCTTGGGTCACGTGCCCGATGACCGGCAGGCGTTGATGTTGTTCTTGCCGATCGACGGCGACGCCAGTCAGGTCGAACAAGCCATCGCCCAGCAGCGCGTGGCGGCGGGCGGGCGCGCGCCCAGCCGGCCCTTCACCTTCTTCATCGGGACGGACGCCGCGTCCGCGCGCGTCGTCGCGGCGCTCGGTGCGCAACCGCTGAATTCACCCGGCGGGGGGCCGAAGATCACCATCGGTCAGAACGCCAACATCCGGATCGATCCGGGCGCCAACATCACCGTCGGCGGTCAACGCCTGCAGGATCTGATCGCCCACCAGACACCCTCGGCCCCCGCCCCGATGACGCCGCCGCCGTCGACGGCTCAGCGCCTCCAAGAACTCGAGACGCTTCGCGCGACCGGCGCCATCTCCGACGACGAATACGGGCGCAAGCGGCAGCAGATCATCGCCGAAATCTGA